The genomic DNA CGCCGCGGCCCTGGCGGCCGCCTCCATCGCGTTCCGCGACGACGACGCCTACTCCAAGAAGCTCGCCCACGGCGCGGCCACCATATACGAGTTCGCCACGCGCGGAGCGAGCAACCAGCAGCAACCCACCTACTCCAGCCACCGGCCGGAGATCGAGCCCTTCTACAACTCCACCAGCTACTGGGACGAGCACGTCTGGTGCGCGGCGTGGATGTACTACGCCACGGGCAACAGCAGCtacatcgccgccgccaccgccccggtGCTCGCCGAGCGCGCCGGGGCCTTCGACGACATCCTCGACCTCTCCGTCTTCAGCTGGGACAACAAGCTCCCCGGCGACGGCCTGCTCCTGTCGTGGCTGCGCATGTTCCTCGACCCCGGCTACCCCTACGAGGAGTCGCTCGCCGGATACCACAAGGCCGCCGCcctggacatgtgcaagtgctTCCGGCGCTTCGCCGCCTTCAACTTCACCAGGGGCGGGCTGGCGCTCTTCAACCACGGCCGGGGCCAGCCGCTGCAGTACGTCGTGGCcaacgccttcctcgccgcGCTCTACGCCGACTACCTGGAGGCCGTCAACGTCCCCGGCTGGAACTGCGGCCCCAACTTCATGCCCGCCGACGACCTCCGGGCGTTCGCCAGGTCTCAGCTCGACTACATCCTCGGCGACAACCCGAGGAAGATGAGCTACGTGGTGGGCTACGGCGGCAGGTACCCGCGGCACGTGCACCACCGGGGCGCGTCGACGCCGCGCAACCGCGTCACGTACTCGTGCACCGGCGGGCGCAGGTGGCGCGACACCAAGAAGGCGGACCCGAACGTGCTCACGGGCGCGATGGTGGGCGGGCCGGACCGCCACGACAGGTTCAACGACTCGCGCATGGCCTTCGGGCAGACCGAGCCGACGCTTGTGGGAAACGCCGGGCTCGTGGCCGCGCTGGTGGCCGTCACCagcagcggccgcggcgtcggcgccggcgccgtcgacaGGAACAGCATGttctccgccgtgccgccgatGCTATATGCTTCGTAAGCTTGGGCCGTCCACATCCGGGCCGATCCCCTTCGCATAAA from Panicum virgatum strain AP13 chromosome 7N, P.virgatum_v5, whole genome shotgun sequence includes the following:
- the LOC120681190 gene encoding endoglucanase 12-like, with the translated sequence MGLAAGFVIVGLPVIVSKSIPRRAPRPPPPDQYAEALRKALLFFNAQKSGRLPRSNGIPWRGNSGLKDGSDAADVKGGLVGGYYDAGDNIKFHFPMAFSMTLQSWSVVEYSAKYKAVGEYDHVRELIRWGTDYLLRTFNSSASTIGHVYAQVAVGAAKINGGTPDDHYCWNRPEDMAYPRPSLAVSSAPDLGGEIAAALAAASIAFRDDDAYSKKLAHGAATIYEFATRGASNQQQPTYSSHRPEIEPFYNSTSYWDEHVWCAAWMYYATGNSSYIAAATAPVLAERAGAFDDILDLSVFSWDNKLPGDGLLLSWLRMFLDPGYPYEESLAGYHKAAALDMCKCFRRFAAFNFTRGGLALFNHGRGQPLQYVVANAFLAALYADYLEAVNVPGWNCGPNFMPADDLRAFARSQLDYILGDNPRKMSYVVGYGGRYPRHVHHRGASTPRNRVTYSCTGGRRWRDTKKADPNVLTGAMVGGPDRHDRFNDSRMAFGQTEPTLVGNAGLVAALVAVTSSGRGVGAGAVDRNSMFSAVPPMLYAS